A single genomic interval of Festucalex cinctus isolate MCC-2025b chromosome 16, RoL_Fcin_1.0, whole genome shotgun sequence harbors:
- the dysf gene encoding dysferlin isoform X4, translating to MLRCVVQRANNLRHSDPLASVTFRGSKKKTKVIKNNPNPVWNEGFEWDLKGVPLDPGAELHCVIKDHEKMGRNRFLGESRLAVRDVLSSPSFAASFTVSLLDTKRNNTGATLTLQISYIPPPGSAPVFQSPSLPESLPHSNPNVELDTVTMISLDTLGEEDTESMIMLEVPEEQAADDGRSMVVVGPQGPQGQESPAAQTPKRSPPAYHTGLKRRRRGASSQPKPLANKPQDIQVRVRVVQARQLPGVNINPVVKVTVAGQSRRTRIRKGNNPTFDETFFLNFFETPTDLFDEPIFITVCDSRSLRTDAVIGEFKLDVGTIYSEHRHCYLRKWLLLCDPDDLSAGVRGYLKVSLWVLAAGDEPPADKRECVEDKEDIEGNLLRPAGLSLRGAAFTLRVFRAEDLPQMDDAFMDGMKQIFGFDSNRKNLVDPLVEIYFAGKTVCTKVLEKNANPQWHQSLTMPIRFPSMCEKMRIRLLDWDRASHNDVIGTAHLCMSKISAPGGEIEDDLTPRSVQSGMDDTLGFLPTFGPCFVNLYGSPREFSTFNDPHEALNLGKGEGVAYRGRVLLELTTKLVDKPEPKNEDIPSDDLLVVEKFLRKRKYSLFVAFYSATLLQDVDDAVQFEVSIGNYGNKFDYSCLPLASTTQFSRAVFDGCHYYYLPWGNVKPVVVLSSAWEDIAPRIEALNMLLAALDRLEANLQRVRLEMKAGSDMDELELRVVELLDQVIADCSQELPSLKRWPCATPLDRSLRHIRSLHLQQIMAAALALKHGPATELSTVMEQAEDWASRLRSLADEPQNSLPDIVIWMLQGERRVAYHRIPAHTVLYSERHGGKHCGQLQTVFLKYPQGGDGEAKLPGQLRVKVWFGLAADDKHFNLYAEGKLSVFAETYENQTRLALVGSWGTTGLTCPKFSDVTGRVKLPKESFKPSPGWTWAGDWYISPERTLLFDADAGHMTYTEEVFENQMRLPGGQWIGMHEGYTDVNGEKAVPKDDVECPPGWVWEEPEWSEDLNRGVDDHGWEYGITIPPDRRPKSWVPAEKMYHTNRRRRWMRMRRRDQQKMDALRKQRPDEAAWEGWEYTSLFGWRFHLKPRKTDSFRRRRWRCRMEPLEKTGPAAIFALECSLSSIEDKHDDKSVTTTFGVNRPTISCFFDRGTRYHLRCYLYQARELMAMDKDSFSDPYAIVSFLHQSQKTVTVRNTLNPTWDQTLVFYDVEIFGDPDATMANPPHVVVELYDQDTYGADEFMGRCVCSPSLSRSPSLAWFPIRLADKDAGELLAAFELIRREKPAVHHVPGLEADIGTSSHVLDELMFPGFLCDSVETWPEESDLPCLPPQREPNVFVVPQGIKPVLQRTAIEVLAWGVRNLKSFQLASVTSPSLQVECGGTTVQSCVIRSMKKKSNFDVNTLFLDVRLPLEELYMPPLVIKVIDNRQFGRKPVVGQCTIRSLEEYRCSPGEEDEEAEQREQAEADGSRGVMPRVVSGDVFITVDDEEPLIAHQLADGANSAIINLSASSCSIHEEELMDWWSKLYASTGETNKCGTYLEQGSDTLQVYDGELEKVEAFEGLSDFCQTFMLRRGKTQTEGEDPSVVGEFKGMFKIYALPDDPSAPMPPRKFRKLPPNGVEECLVRVYVIQARGLQPKDANGKCDPYVRITLGKKTINDQENYIPCTLEPVFGKMFELSCSLPQEKDLRVTLYDHDVLTKDEKIGETVIDLENRFLSKYGAGCGLPQSYCLSGVNRWRDQLTPRQLLSGVCERQNLRKPVYHRDIVLFRGVQYTAADLADGHVCQRHLGPIEERLSLHILRQMGLVPEHVETRALYNPLQPDIEQGRLMMWVDLFPKCLGPPGPPFNITPRKAKKFLLRCIIWNTSDVILDDVGISGEKMSDIYVKGWLDGHEHNKQKTDVHYRSLDGEANFNYRFVFPFLYLPAEQLCVVDKKEHFWNLDRAESKLAPRLTIQVWDNDKFSFDDYLGHLVMDLNRMIRPAKSPEKCDLRLLEQPADPRTSLFEQTTVKGWWPCVRDQDGQKLLAGKVEMSLEIVTEQEDEERPAGLGRDEPNLNPHLEEPRRPETSFLWFSSPYKTMRFILWRRFKWFIVLFLVLILVLLFLGVFLYSFPNYAAMRMVGPFGPARVSE from the exons ATGTTACGCTGCGTTGTTCAGCGGGCCAACAACCTGAGGCACTCGGACCCCCTGGCCAGTGTCACCTTTCGAG GGTCTAAGAAGAAGACCAAGGTCATCAAGAACAACCCCAATCCCGTTTGGAACGAG GGGTTTGAATGGGACCTGAAGGGAGTTCCTTTGGACCCGGGTGCTGAGCTACACTGCGTCATCAAGGACCATGAGAAGATGGGGAGGAACAG GTTTCTGGGGGAAAGTCGGCTCGCCGTCAGAGATGTACTCAGCTCTCCCAGCTTTGCCGCCTCCTTCACCGTCTCACTGCTGGACACCAAGAGGAACAACACGGGG GCAACACTCACCCTGCAGATTTCCTACATCCCTCCTCCTGGATCAGCTCCTGTCTTCCAGTCCCCGTCACTGCCCGAGTCTCTGCCTCACAGCAACCCCAATGTGGAGCTGGACACTGTCACAA TGATCTCCCTGGACACACTGGGCGAGGAGGACACGGAGAGCATGATCATGCTGGAGGTACCGGAAGAGCAGGCTGCGGACGACGGGCGCTCCATGGTGGTGGTCGGCCCCCAGGGACCTCAGGGCCAGGAGTCGCCCGCCGCCCAGACCCCCAAACGCTCGCCGCCGGCTTACCACACTGGGCTGAAGAGGAGGCGGAGGGGTGCCAGCAGTCAGCCCAAGCCACTGGCCAACAAGCCGCAGGATATTCAG GTTCGCGTGCGGGTCGTCCAGGCTCGACAGTTGCCGGGCGTCAACATCAACCCCGTCGTCAAGGTTACTGTAGCTGGGCAGAGCAGGAGGACTCGCATCCGCAAAGGGAACAACCCGACCTTTGATGAg ACTTTCTTCCTGAACTTCTTTGAGACGCCAACCGACTTGTTTGACGAACCCATCTTCATCACG GTATGCGACTCGCGCTCCCTCAGAACGGACGCCGTCATTGGTGAATTTAAG CTGGACGTGGGCACAATCTACAGCGAGCACC GACATTGCTACTTGAGGAAGTGGCTGCTCCTCTGCGACCCCGACGATCTGTCTGCTGGAGTTAGAGGTTACCTAAAAGTCAGCCTGTGGGTGTTGGCCGCTGGAGACGAGCCGCCG GCGGACAAGCGCGAGTGCGTGGAGGACAAGGAGGACATCGAGGGGAATCTGCTGAGGCCCGCCGGTCTGTCCCTCAGAGGAGCAGCCTTCACATTAAGGGTCTTCCGGGCCGAGGACCTTCCTCAGA TGGACGATGCCTTCATGGATGGGATGAAGCAGATTTTTGGATTCGACAGCAATAGGAAGAATTTAGTGGATCCTCTGGTGGAGATTTATTTTGCTGGCAAAACA gtctgcACAAAGGTTCTGGAGAAGAATGCCAATCCGCAGTGGCACCAAAGTCTTACAATGCCAATTAGG TTTCCGTCCATGTGTGAGAAGATGAGGATCCGACTTCTCGACTG GGACCGAGCCAGCCACAATGATGTCATCGGCACCGCCCACCTCTGTATGTCCAAGATCTCAGCGCCAGGTGGCGAGATTGAGG ACGACTTGACCCCACGGAGCGTCCAATCTGGCA TGGATGACACGCTCGGGTTTCTCCCTACGTTTGGTCCGTGTTTTGTCAACTTGTATGGCAGTCCTAGGGAGTTCAGCACCTTCAATGATCCCCATGAAGCCCTGAACCTTGGAAAA GGCGAGGGCGTGGCCTACCGAGGTCGAGTCTTGCTGGAACTAACCACAAAGCTGGTGGACAAACCAGAGCCCAAAAATGAAGACATCCCATCGGATGATCTGCTCGTGGTTGAG AAATTCCTCAGGAAGAGGAAGTACTCCCTCTTCGTGGCGTTCTATTCTGCCACGCTCCTCCAGGATGTTGACGACGCAGTCCAGTTTGAGGTCAGCATCGGCAACTACGGCAACAAGTTTGACTACAGCTGCCTGCCGCTGGCCTCCACCACACAATTCAGCAGGGCCGTGTTTGACG GTTGTCACTACTATTACCTCCCGTGGGGCAACGTGAAGCCGGTGGTTGTTCTGTCGTCAGCGTGGGAGGATATTGCGCCGAGGATTGAGGCTTTGAACATGCTTTTGGCCGCGTTAGACCGACTG GAAGCCAACCTGCAGCGGGTGCGGCTGGAAATGAAGGCGGGAAGCGATATGGACGAGCTGGAGCTCCGAGTGGTGGAGCTCTTGGATCAGGTGATCGCAGACTGCAG TCAGGAGCTCCCTTCTCTCAAGCGCTGGCCGTGCGCGACCCCGCTGGACCGCTCGCTCCGACACATCCGCTCGCTGCACCTGCAGCAGATAATGGCGGCGGCGCTGGCCCTCAAACACGGACCGGCCACGGAACTTTCCACGGTCATGGAGCAGGCAGAGGACTGGGCCAGCCGTCTGAGGAGCTTGGCCGACGAG CCCCAGAACAGCCTTCCTGACATCGTGATCTGGATGCTGCAGGGCGAGCGACGGGTGGCGTACCACCGCATCCCGGCACACACCGTCCTCTACTCTGAGCGCCACGGCGGCAAACACTGTGGACAGCTTCAGACTGTCTTCCTCAAA TATCCACAAGGTGGCGACGGAGAGGCCAAACTTCCTGGTCAGCTCAGGGTCAAAGTTTGGTTTGGACTGGCCGCGGACGACAAACACTTCAACCTGTACGCTGAAGGAAAGCTGTCCGTGTTTGCAGAAACG TACGAGAATCAGACTCGGCTCGCCCTAGTGGGCAGCTGGGGGACTACAGGTCTTACTTGCCCCAAGTTTAGTGACGTGACTGGGAGGGTGAAACTGCCCAAGGAGAGTTTCAAACCCTCGCCTGGCTGGACCTGGGCCGGGGACTGGTACATAAGCCCCGAGAGGAC ACTGCTTTTTGATGCCGACGCCGGTCACATGACCTACACGGAGGAAGTCTTTGAAAACCAGATGAGATTACCTGGTGGGCAGTGGATTGGCATGCACGAGGGATACACAGACGTG AATGGAGAGAAGGCCGTGCCTAAAGACGATGTGGAGTGCCCACCGGGCTGGGTGTGGGAGGAGCCGGAGTGGAGCGAGGACCTCAACAGGGGCGTAGACGATCACG GCTGGGAGTACGGCATCACCATCCCACCGGACCGGCGGCCCAAGTCGTGGGTCCCCGCGGAGAAGATGTACCACACCAACCGGCGAAGGCGGTGGATGCGCATGAGAAGGCGGGACCAGCAGAAGATGGACGCTCTCAGAAAG CAGCGTCCGGACGAGGCGGCGTGGGAGGGCTGGGAGTACACCTCGCTGTTCGGCTGGAGGTTCCACCTGAAGCCGAGGAAGACGGACAGCTTTCGGAGGCGCAGGTGGAGGTGCCGCATGGAGCCCCTGGAGAAGACGGGCCCGGCGGCCATCTTCGCCCTGGAGTGCTCCCTG AGCAGCATCGAAGACAAGCACGACGACAAGTCTGTCACCACCACGTTTGGAGTGAACAGACCCACCATTTCCTGCTTTTTTGACC GGGGCACCCGCTACCACCTGCGCTGCTACCTGTATCAAGCCAGGGAGCTGATGGCAATGGACAAGGACAGCTTCTCTG ACCCCTACGCCATCGTGTCTTTCCTCCATCAGTCCCAGAAGACTGTAACAGTGCGAAACACCCTCAATCCCACCTGGGACCAGACGCTCGTCTTCTATGATGTGGAGATTTTCGGGGACCCTGACGCCACAATGGCCAACCCCCCGCATGTGGTGGTGGAACTGTATGATCAGGACACATAC GGAGCAGACGAGTTCATGGGTCGTTGCGTGTGCTCGCCCTCGCTGAGCCGCTCGCCCAGCCTGGCCTGGTTCCCCATCCGCCTCGCTGACAAAGACGCCGGTGAGCTGTTGGCGGCGTTTGAGCTCATACGCCGGGAGAAG CCAGCAGTTCATCATGTTCCGGGGCTAGAG GCTGACATTGGGACTTCAAGCCATGTTCTGGATGAG TTGATGTTCCCGGGATTCCTCTGTGACAGCGTCGAGACATGG CCAGAGGAGTCGGACCTTCCGTGCCTTCCCCCTCAGAGGGAACCCAATGTCTTCGTGGTGCCTCAAGGGATCAAACCTGTTCTGCAAAGAACAGCCATCGAGG TTTTGGCATGGGGTGTTCGCAACCTGAAGAGCTTCCAGTTGGCCAGCGTCACCTCACCCAGCCTGCAGGTGGAGTGCGGCGGCACCACGGTCCAAAGCTGCGTCATCCGCAGCATGAAGAAGAAGTCCAACTTTGACGTCAACACCCTCTTCCTCGACGTG CGACTCCCCCTCGAGGAGCTCTACATGCCCCCCCTTGTGATCAAGGTCATCGACAACCGGCAGTTTGGCAGGAAGCCTGTGGTGGGCCAGTGCACCATCCGCTCGCTGGAGGAGTACCGCTGCTCCCCCggggaggaggacgaggaggcggAGCAAAGGGAGCAAGCGGAGGCAGACGGAAGCCGAG GTGTGATGCCCCGCGTGGTCAGTGGTGACGTCTTCATCACCGTGGATGATGAGGAGCCGCTCATCGCGCACCAG CTTGCAGACGGAGCCAATTCCGCTATTATTAACCTCTCCGCCTCTAGCTGCAGCATCCAT GAAGAGGAGTTGATGGATTGGTGGAGCAAGTTGTATGCGTCCACAGGAGAGACCAACAAGTGCGGGACGTATTTGGAGCAAGGCTCGGACACCCTGCAG GTCTATGACGGGGAGTTGGAGAAGGTCGAGGCGTTTGAGGGTCTATCGGATTTCTGTCAAACCTTCATGCTGCGCCGAGGAAAGACGCAGACGGAAGGCGAAGATCCTTCAGTGGTGGGCGAGTTCAAG GGTATGTTTAAGATCTACGCCCTGCCAGACGACCCCTCGGCCCCCATGCCGCCCCGAAAGTTCAGGAAGCTCCCTCCCAACGGCGTGGAGGAGTGTTTGGTTCGAGTTTACGTCATCCAGGCTCGAGGACTTCAGCCAAAAGACGCCAATGGCAAG tgtGACCCCTATGTGAGGATCACACTCGGAAAGAAGACCATCAACGATCAGGAAAATTACATCCCCTGCACTCTGGAGCCTGTCTTTGGAAA GATGTTCGAGCTGAGCTGCTCCCTCCCCCAGGAGAAGGACCTGCGTGTGACGCTGTACGACCACGACGTGCTGACCAAAGACGAGAAGATCGGCGAGACGGTTATTGACTTGGAGAACCGCTTCCTGTCCAAATACGGAGCCGGCTGCGGTCTGCCTCAGTCGTACTGCCT CTCGGGTGTAAACCGGTGGCGAGACCAGCTCACGCCCAGGCAGCTGCTGTCCGGAGTGTGTGAGCGGCAGAACCTGCGGAAGCCCGTCTACCACAGGGACATCGTCCTCTTCAGAGGGGTGCAGTACACCGCAGCAGATCTCG CGGACGGACACGTGTGCCAACGCCACCTGGGCCCCATCGAGGAGCGTCTCTCGCTCCACATTCTCAGGCAAATGGGTCTGGTACCAGAACACGTGGAGACCCGAGCGCTGTACAATCCGCTTCAGCCCGACATCGAGCAG GGACGACTGATGATGTGGGTGGACCTGTTCCCCAAGTGTTTGGGACCACCTGGGCCGCCCTTCAACATCACGCCACGCAAGGCCAAGAA GTTCTTGCTGCGCTGCATCATCTGGAACACCAGCGACGTCATCCTAGACGACGTCGGCATCAGCGGGGAGAAGATGAGCGACATCTACGTGAAAGG CTGGCTGGACGGGCACGAGCACAACAAGCAGAAGACGGACGTCCATTACCGCTCGCTGGACGGGGAAGCTAACTTCAACTACCGATTCGTCTTTCCTTTCCTCTACTTGCCCGCCGAGCAGCTGTGCGTCGTCGACAAAAAG GAACATTTTTGGAATCTGGACAGAGCTGAAAGTAAACTTGCTCCCAGACTGACCATTCAGGTGTGGGACAATGACAAGTTCTCCTTCGACGACTATCTTG GTCACCTGGTAATGGATCTGAACCGCATGATACGTCCCGCCAAGTCGCCGGAGAAGTGCGACCTGCGTCTGCTGGAGCAGCCGGCCGACCCGCGGACGTCTCTGTTCGAACAGACGACCGTCAAAGGGTGGTGGCCCTGCGTCCGCGACCAGGACGGACAGAAACTCCTCGCT GGGAAGGTGGAGATGTCGCTCGAGATCGTGACGGAGCAAGAAGACGAGGAGAGACCAGCCGGGCTCGGCCGAGACGAGCCCAACTTGAACCCCCACCTGGAGGAACCTCG GCGTCCCGAGACCTCCTTCCTGTGGTTCTCGTCCCCCTACAAGACGATGCGGTTCATCCTGTGGAGGCGCTTCAAGTGGTTCATTGTGCTCTTCCTCGTCCTCAtcctcgtcctcctcttccttgGCGTCTTCCTCTACTCCTTCCCG AACTACGCTGCCATGCGGATGGTGGGCCCGTTTGGACCGGCCCGGGTATCAGAGTGA